One region of Miscanthus floridulus cultivar M001 chromosome 19, ASM1932011v1, whole genome shotgun sequence genomic DNA includes:
- the LOC136527366 gene encoding choline/ethanolaminephosphotransferase 1-like: MGFIGAHGVETLKRYRYSGEDRSVVAKYVLQPFWSRCVTLFPLWMPPNMITLTGFSFLVLSALLGYIYSPRLDTAPPRWVHLAHGLLLFLYQTFDAVDGKQARRTSSSSPLGELFDHGCDALACAFEALALGSTLMCGGWTFWFWVVAAVPFYLATWEHFFTNTLILPTINGPTEGLMLIYVSHLFTFLTGAEWWAQDFRKSLPFLGWIPLPFLSEIEIPLYVLVLILMIVCAVIPTVRSNVSNVQEVVETRKGSMVLALAMVFPFIALLAGVAIWSYLSPSSIMRNQPHLLVIGTGFNFGYLVGRMILAHLCDEPKGLKSGMFMSLVFLCFPIANALIAKINDGSPLVDELVLLLLYCAYTVGLYLHLAVSVVHEIKDALGIYCFRITRKEA, translated from the exons ATGGGGTTTATCGGCGCGCACGGCGTGGAGACGCTGAAGCGGTACAGGTACAGCGGGGAGGACCGCTCGGTGGTGGCCAAGTACGTGCTCCAGCCCTTCTGGAGCCGATGCGTCACCCTCTTCCCGCTCTGGATGCC ACCAAACATG ATCACACTCACAGGATTTTCGTTTCTAGTTCTATCAGCGCTGCTTGGCTAT ATATATTCGCCTCGCCTTGACACTGCTCCCCCTAGGTGGGTCCATCTTGCCCATGGATTACTCCTCTTCTTGTACCAG ACTTTTGATGCTGTTGATGGTAAACAAGCGAGGCGTACTAGCTCATCAAGCCCTCTTGGAGAACTTTTTGATCATG GATGTGATGCACTTGCCTGTGCT TTTGAAGCTTTGGCCCTTGGAAGCACCTTGATGTGTGGAGGATGGACATTCTGGTTCTGGGTGGTTGCTGCTGtcccgttctatcttgcaacctgGGAACA CTTCTTTACAAACACACTCATTCTTCCTACAATAAATGGACCAACGGAGGGCCTGATGCTGATCTATGTATCCCATTTGTTTACATTTCTTACTG GCGCTGAATGGTGGGCACAGGATTTTCGGAAATCACTACCCTTTTTGGGTTGGATTCCACTTCCATTTCTTTCTG AAATCGAAatccccttgtatgttcttgTGCTGATTCTTATGATTGTATGTGCCGTTATACCTACTGTTAGATCCAA TGTCAGCAATGTCCAAGAGGTAGTTGAGACGCGAAAAGGAAGCATGGTATTAGCATTAGCCATGGT CTTCCCTTTTATTGCACTGTTAGCTGGAGTTGCTATCTG GTCTTATCTTTCTCCTTCAAGTATAATGAGGAACCAACCACATTTGCTCGTAATTGGAACTGGCTTTAATTTTGGATATTTGGTG GGAAGAATGATACTTGCTCATTTGTGTGATGAGCCCAAAGGTCTAAAATCTGGGATGTTCATG TCTCTGGTGTTTCTTTGTTTTCCGATTGCAAATGCTCTCATTGCAAAGATCAACGATGG GAGTCCTTTAGTTGATGAGCTTGTGCTGCTGCTTCTTTATTGTGCATATACAG TGGGTCTTTACCTACACCTTGCCGTTTCGGTTGTGCATGAAATCAAGGATGCTCTTGGAATCTATTGCTTCAG GATAACTAGGAAGGAGGCTTGA